A genome region from Microbacterium sp. CGR2 includes the following:
- a CDS encoding YbdK family carboxylate-amine ligase, with protein MTRFGIEEEFILLDRDALVPLSMTPATRKSLLGIEPAGRVTTEYLACQFESATDPLHTRAGAEEQLRALRSEVGRLARAQGVIAAATGSPFTTTRAPMISPSAHYDDVSHRLAHLTREHEVNGLHVHVEVLDPEDRIWALNRLRGWLPALLALTVNSPFANGVDAGFASWRTMLIRRLPSSWCPPRFQDYDAYDAYLRQLLSVGTIGEATSLSAAIRVSERYPTVEVRVFDAQLEPADSVLAALLCRALVLSDDSSLTSDHIDGIDASLWSAARSGMDARIIDPTTGEVADAWQVVERMLTASAPALQEFGDEEFVAAGIERLRAHGTGAVRQRRAFEADGTLGLARLFEAGTATANEAAPG; from the coding sequence ATGACTCGATTCGGCATCGAGGAGGAGTTCATCCTTCTCGACAGGGACGCCCTTGTCCCCCTTTCCATGACGCCCGCCACACGCAAGAGCCTTCTGGGGATTGAGCCCGCCGGTCGCGTCACCACCGAGTACCTCGCCTGCCAGTTCGAGTCCGCCACAGACCCGCTGCATACGAGAGCGGGTGCCGAAGAGCAGTTGCGCGCATTGCGCAGCGAGGTGGGTCGGCTTGCTCGGGCACAGGGAGTGATCGCCGCCGCGACCGGGAGCCCGTTCACCACCACGCGCGCCCCGATGATCTCGCCGTCTGCGCACTATGACGATGTGTCGCATCGGCTCGCGCACCTCACCCGAGAGCATGAAGTCAACGGCCTCCACGTCCACGTCGAGGTCCTTGACCCGGAGGACCGCATCTGGGCACTCAACCGCCTTCGAGGGTGGCTTCCGGCGCTGCTTGCCCTCACCGTCAACAGCCCGTTCGCGAACGGCGTCGACGCGGGGTTCGCGAGCTGGCGGACCATGTTGATCCGCAGATTGCCGTCGTCTTGGTGCCCACCGCGGTTTCAGGACTACGACGCTTACGACGCGTACCTCCGACAGTTGCTTTCTGTGGGCACCATCGGGGAGGCGACCTCGCTCTCGGCCGCGATTCGGGTCTCCGAGCGGTATCCGACGGTGGAGGTGCGGGTCTTCGATGCCCAACTCGAGCCTGCGGACTCGGTGCTCGCGGCCCTTCTCTGCCGTGCGCTCGTGCTGTCCGACGATTCGTCTCTCACGAGCGACCACATCGACGGCATCGACGCCTCGCTGTGGTCCGCTGCCCGCTCCGGAATGGACGCGCGCATCATCGACCCCACGACCGGTGAGGTCGCCGACGCCTGGCAGGTCGTAGAGCGGATGCTGACAGCGAGCGCCCCGGCGCTACAAGAGTTCGGCGACGAGGAGTTCGTCGCCGCCGGAATCGAGCGGCTGCGCGCGCACGGCACCGGGGCCGTGCGGCAGCGGCGGGCGTTCGAAGCCGATGGAACGCTGGGGCTGGCTCGGCTGTTTGAAGCCGGGACCGCGACGGCCAATGAAGCCGCTCCCGGATAG
- a CDS encoding iron-containing redox enzyme family protein: MTASALVSDTLVPFRARGSLSDAILTRLRGDGDDSDHSALAADAVAASSDILRDDDIQLALFLLYASAYGSLPQLDAELEWDPELIATRRILEDAFERTLRDVVPMPDLPEPTVDAVGRALFALAAADTGPSLSRYIAKKATKEQAEEMLILRSVYTLREADPHSWAIPRLEGRAKAALVEIQSDEYGGGRPHRVHQEIFAAAMRAAGLDSTYGVYVDDVPAISLASFNMMSLFGLNRRLVGAIVGHLAAYEMTSSIPCRLYADGLRRLGFHEDVADYFAEHVEADAVHEQIAGRDLAGSLAEDHPELLSDIMFGASACLLVDGWVGGHILDAWSAGFSALRQEAAS, translated from the coding sequence ATGACCGCATCCGCCCTCGTCTCTGACACCCTCGTCCCCTTCCGCGCCCGTGGATCGTTGAGCGATGCGATTCTCACGCGCCTGCGCGGAGACGGAGACGACTCCGATCACTCGGCTCTCGCCGCCGACGCTGTCGCCGCCAGCAGCGACATCCTCCGCGATGACGACATCCAGCTCGCTCTGTTCCTCCTGTACGCCAGTGCGTACGGGTCGCTCCCGCAGCTCGACGCGGAGCTCGAGTGGGACCCGGAGCTGATCGCGACACGGCGCATCCTGGAGGACGCCTTCGAGCGGACTCTGCGCGATGTGGTGCCGATGCCGGACCTCCCCGAGCCGACCGTCGACGCCGTCGGCCGGGCGCTGTTCGCACTGGCCGCCGCCGACACCGGGCCGAGCCTCTCCCGGTATATCGCGAAGAAGGCGACCAAAGAGCAGGCCGAGGAGATGCTCATCCTGCGGTCGGTCTACACCCTGCGTGAAGCCGACCCGCACTCGTGGGCGATCCCGCGGCTGGAGGGACGTGCGAAGGCCGCGCTCGTCGAGATCCAGTCCGACGAGTACGGCGGCGGGCGACCACATCGCGTGCATCAGGAGATCTTCGCGGCTGCCATGCGCGCCGCCGGACTCGACTCCACGTATGGCGTCTATGTCGACGACGTGCCGGCGATCAGCCTCGCCTCGTTCAACATGATGTCGCTGTTCGGACTCAACCGGCGGCTCGTCGGTGCGATCGTCGGGCACCTCGCCGCGTACGAGATGACGTCGTCGATCCCGTGCCGGCTGTATGCCGACGGTCTTCGCCGCCTCGGCTTCCACGAGGACGTCGCGGACTACTTCGCGGAACACGTGGAAGCGGACGCCGTGCACGAGCAGATCGCGGGGCGCGACCTCGCCGGAAGCCTCGCCGAGGACCACCCGGAGCTCCTGTCCGACATCATGTTCGGGGCCTCGGCCTGTCTCCTCGTGGACGGCTGGGTCGGTGGCCACATCCTGGACGCCTGGTCGGCAGGCTTCTCGGCTCTGCGTCAGGAGGCCGCATCGTGA
- a CDS encoding DUF899 family protein, with the protein MSTVQTPLPPIVDAETWQRELEALRIREKAATRELDAIAAERRRLPMVQLPEYTLVGAEGPVRLADVFDGHSQLIVYNHMWSDGNEWQCPGCTGFTSQFTRLDDLERYYDARFVIVTNGPIDEALAYRARVGNTMSWYSSADSSFGSDVDAPPNAGFAVNVFLRDGDTVYRTWHTNGRGTERLSHLHGLVDLLPYGRQEEWQDVPAGWPQHPTYSQGMSSKEVAELYGASR; encoded by the coding sequence GTGAGCACAGTCCAGACGCCCCTTCCGCCCATCGTCGACGCAGAGACGTGGCAGCGCGAACTCGAAGCACTGCGCATCAGGGAGAAGGCTGCGACTCGAGAGCTCGACGCGATCGCTGCGGAGCGGCGACGCCTGCCGATGGTGCAGCTGCCGGAGTACACCCTCGTCGGCGCCGAGGGTCCTGTGCGGCTCGCCGACGTCTTCGACGGGCACTCGCAGCTCATCGTCTACAACCACATGTGGTCCGACGGCAACGAGTGGCAGTGCCCGGGGTGCACCGGCTTCACGTCGCAGTTCACCCGCCTCGACGACCTCGAGCGCTACTACGACGCACGCTTCGTCATCGTCACCAACGGTCCGATCGACGAAGCTCTCGCGTACCGTGCGCGCGTCGGCAACACGATGTCGTGGTATTCGAGTGCCGACAGTTCATTCGGGTCGGATGTGGATGCCCCACCGAACGCCGGGTTCGCGGTGAACGTGTTCCTCCGTGACGGCGACACCGTGTACCGCACCTGGCACACGAACGGCCGCGGCACAGAGCGTCTGAGCCACCTGCACGGTCTGGTCGACCTGCTCCCGTACGGCCGCCAGGAGGAATGGCAGGATGTTCCGGCGGGGTGGCCGCAGCACCCGACGTACTCTCAGGGTATGAGTTCGAAAGAGGTCGCGGAGTTGTACGGAGCCTCCCGCTGA
- a CDS encoding carbohydrate ABC transporter permease has translation MSRMLPRRREVGARLEVILLVGPALLVFLAFVIFPVLMAAYYGFFSWQGYGPATDFIGLKNYLTILQDPLFHDALAHNGIILVMSLVLQGPAAILLALLLNRRMRGQSLIRVLIFVPYVISEVVVGTGWSLMLQTSGALNALLTNMGLGFLANDWLSDPDIAIWTLMAIITWKYVGFAVILFLAGLQGIPEELHEAAAIDGASYWQIQRRITLPLLAPTLRIWAFLSIIGSLQLFDLVYIIWGQYIASTAGTSTMATYMVSEGRNAGNFGFGNAVAVVLFLISLVVALIYQQAVLRRDTDGALTGAGAGTAKKRKNR, from the coding sequence CTGTCAAGGATGCTGCCGCGAAGGCGTGAGGTAGGGGCCCGGCTGGAGGTCATCCTTCTGGTCGGGCCCGCCCTCCTCGTCTTCCTCGCCTTCGTGATCTTCCCCGTGCTGATGGCCGCGTACTACGGCTTCTTCAGCTGGCAGGGATACGGCCCCGCGACGGACTTCATCGGCCTGAAGAACTATCTGACGATCCTGCAGGATCCGCTGTTCCACGACGCTCTGGCCCACAACGGCATCATCCTCGTGATGTCGCTGGTCCTGCAGGGCCCGGCCGCGATCCTGCTCGCGCTGCTGCTGAACCGGCGCATGCGCGGTCAATCGCTCATCCGCGTCCTGATCTTCGTGCCGTACGTGATCTCGGAGGTGGTCGTCGGAACGGGTTGGAGTCTGATGCTCCAGACCAGCGGTGCCCTCAACGCGCTGCTGACGAACATGGGATTGGGCTTCCTGGCGAACGACTGGCTCTCGGACCCCGACATCGCCATCTGGACCCTGATGGCGATCATCACCTGGAAGTACGTCGGCTTCGCCGTCATCCTCTTCCTCGCAGGGCTCCAGGGCATCCCGGAGGAGCTCCATGAGGCCGCGGCCATCGACGGCGCGTCCTACTGGCAGATCCAGCGCCGGATCACCCTCCCCCTGCTCGCACCGACCCTGCGGATCTGGGCGTTCCTGTCGATCATCGGCTCACTGCAGCTGTTCGACCTCGTCTACATCATCTGGGGGCAGTACATCGCCTCCACCGCCGGCACCTCCACGATGGCGACCTACATGGTGTCCGAGGGGCGCAATGCCGGGAACTTCGGCTTCGGAAACGCCGTCGCCGTCGTGCTGTTCCTGATCTCGCTCGTGGTGGCGCTGATCTACCAGCAGGCCGTGCTCCGACGCGACACCGACGGAGCGCTCACCGGAGCCGGCGCGGGCACCGCCAAGAAGAGGAAGAACCGATGA
- a CDS encoding beta-glucosidase, whose amino-acid sequence MKQSTVSEQSIRLFSPRVEALIAQMTLEEKQAQLVGFWVDQGDEVVAPLAGEMKSSTRYEEAVANGIGHLTRVYGTRPVDPIERARWLWAEQARLQRETRLGIPAIVHEECLTGLAAWKAATFPTPLAWGASFDPDLVAEAGAAIGESMRALGIHQGLAPVLDVIRDPRWGRVDECIAEDPLVVGSIGTAYVRGLQSAGVHATLKHFVGYSASRAGRNHAPVHAGPREIEDILLPPFEMAIREGGARSVMNSYTDIDGIPLTADPRYLTGVLRERWGFDGVVVSDYFAVDFLRSMHRVAADSADAARLALSAGVDVELPSPDAYVTLAEQVRDGRMPESTLDRAVGRVLSQKEELGLLDADFSSPPTSIDLDAPAHRAIARRLAEESVVLLSNDGVLPLAATTRSRIAVIGPNADSPEALMGCYSFVNHVLAHHPGVPAGIALPTVLEALTAEFPDAEITHAPGADVEGSDRTGIPVAAARASEADVAIVVVGDRAGLFGRGTVGEGNDVETLELPGVQRELVEAVVATGTPVILIAMTGRPYALDWALPRRAGAVGTIVGLGAVNSAAPESTVDPSRPAHPAAVLQAFFPGEEGGPAIARLLSGRVSPSGRLPVSLPRSAGAQPYSYLHPVLGGRTDVTSADPTPARPFGFGLGYTTFAHEDLTVAPTATAGDILRVTVLVRNVGTREGADVVQLYAHDEVASVTRPVAQLIGFRRISLAAGGEERVTFDVPLERLAFTAADGIRRVEAGKVRLWVGEACDHEDAVAVFDIV is encoded by the coding sequence ATGAAACAGAGCACCGTGTCAGAGCAGAGCATCCGCCTGTTCTCCCCGCGCGTCGAGGCGCTGATCGCGCAGATGACCCTCGAGGAGAAGCAGGCGCAGCTCGTCGGCTTCTGGGTCGACCAGGGCGATGAGGTCGTGGCTCCTCTCGCCGGTGAGATGAAGAGTTCCACGAGGTACGAGGAGGCCGTGGCGAATGGCATCGGGCACCTCACGCGCGTCTACGGCACGCGACCGGTCGACCCGATCGAGCGCGCCCGTTGGCTGTGGGCGGAGCAGGCGCGACTGCAGCGGGAGACGCGCCTCGGTATCCCGGCGATCGTCCACGAGGAGTGCCTCACGGGTCTCGCCGCCTGGAAGGCCGCGACCTTCCCCACACCGCTCGCGTGGGGTGCGTCGTTCGACCCGGATCTCGTCGCCGAGGCCGGGGCCGCCATCGGCGAATCGATGCGAGCGTTGGGCATTCACCAGGGCCTGGCGCCGGTGCTCGATGTGATCCGCGATCCGCGTTGGGGTCGGGTCGACGAGTGCATCGCCGAAGACCCGCTCGTGGTCGGTTCGATCGGGACCGCCTATGTGCGGGGCCTGCAGTCCGCGGGCGTCCATGCGACCCTGAAGCACTTCGTCGGCTACTCCGCCTCGCGCGCCGGTCGCAATCACGCACCTGTGCACGCCGGACCGCGAGAGATCGAGGACATCCTGCTCCCGCCGTTCGAGATGGCGATCCGCGAGGGCGGGGCTCGCAGCGTGATGAACTCGTACACCGACATCGACGGCATCCCTCTCACCGCAGACCCGCGGTACCTCACGGGAGTGCTGCGCGAGCGCTGGGGATTCGACGGCGTCGTCGTCTCGGACTACTTCGCCGTCGACTTCCTGCGGAGCATGCACCGGGTGGCGGCCGATTCCGCGGATGCGGCGCGGCTCGCGCTCAGCGCGGGCGTCGATGTCGAGCTCCCCTCCCCCGATGCCTACGTGACGCTTGCGGAGCAGGTGCGCGACGGCAGGATGCCGGAGAGCACCCTCGACCGTGCGGTCGGGCGCGTGCTCTCGCAGAAGGAGGAGTTGGGTCTGCTGGATGCCGACTTCAGCAGCCCGCCGACGTCGATCGACCTGGATGCTCCGGCCCACCGTGCGATCGCCCGGCGCCTCGCCGAGGAATCCGTGGTGCTGCTGAGCAACGACGGAGTGCTTCCTCTCGCGGCCACGACGCGCTCACGGATCGCCGTGATCGGGCCCAACGCCGACAGCCCCGAGGCGTTGATGGGCTGCTACTCCTTCGTCAACCACGTGCTCGCGCATCACCCCGGCGTGCCCGCCGGCATCGCGCTGCCGACGGTGCTCGAGGCGCTGACCGCCGAGTTCCCGGATGCCGAGATCACCCACGCTCCCGGCGCAGATGTCGAGGGCTCCGACCGCACCGGGATCCCCGTAGCTGCCGCTCGCGCGTCCGAGGCCGATGTCGCGATCGTCGTGGTCGGCGACCGCGCGGGCTTGTTCGGCCGCGGCACCGTCGGCGAGGGGAACGACGTCGAGACCCTGGAACTTCCCGGCGTGCAGCGCGAACTCGTCGAAGCGGTCGTCGCCACCGGGACCCCGGTGATCCTCATCGCGATGACCGGGCGGCCATACGCCCTGGACTGGGCGCTTCCGCGGCGAGCGGGTGCCGTCGGGACGATCGTCGGTCTCGGCGCAGTCAATTCGGCTGCTCCTGAATCGACCGTCGACCCGTCGCGACCCGCCCACCCTGCTGCCGTGCTCCAGGCTTTCTTCCCGGGCGAGGAGGGCGGGCCGGCGATCGCCCGCCTCCTCAGCGGCCGCGTCTCACCGTCCGGACGCCTCCCGGTATCGCTGCCGCGCTCTGCCGGCGCGCAGCCGTACTCGTACCTGCACCCGGTGCTCGGCGGGCGAACCGACGTGACCAGCGCCGACCCCACCCCCGCCCGGCCGTTCGGCTTCGGGCTCGGCTACACGACCTTCGCGCACGAGGATCTGACGGTGGCACCGACCGCCACGGCCGGCGACATCCTGCGCGTCACCGTGCTGGTGCGCAACGTCGGCACCCGGGAAGGCGCCGACGTCGTGCAGCTCTACGCGCATGATGAGGTCGCCAGCGTCACCCGCCCGGTGGCGCAGCTGATCGGCTTCCGCCGCATCAGCCTCGCCGCAGGGGGCGAGGAACGCGTGACTTTCGACGTGCCGCTCGAGCGCCTCGCGTTCACCGCGGCCGACGGCATCCGAAGAGTCGAAGCCGGCAAGGTCCGGCTGTGGGTGGGCGAGGCGTGCGACCACGAGGACGCGGTCGCCGTCTTCGACATCGTCTAG
- a CDS encoding MFS transporter yields MASFAPLQRLVISIAVLASFVTFLDGTVVNVALPAISEDIGGGITTQQWVVDAYLITLSALILLAGSVSDAYGRVLVMRIGLIAFGVASVAVAAAFDPVTMILARAAQGAAGALLVPSSLALITATMRADVQSRAIGVWTAFTTGAMLVGPLLGGLFVDYLSWRLVFLINVVPIAITLVLLQRLRLPKHERRVNVDWWSGALCALGLGAVVFALIEQPNFGWQSPAIWLPALVGAVLFTLFLVRQRTSAAPLMPLWLFRVRDFGWGNLATLFVYAALSLNGFVVGVYLQQGAGLSATAAGLASLPMTILMILLSSRAGAWAGRWGPRIFMTVGPLVMAMGALMLLTVAADFDYWWQVLPAMIVMGLGLSLTVAPLTAAILGAIDEDHSGIASAVNNAVSRVAGLLVIALLSTIVGGSLDLDGFHNAAWVTAALLVLGGVVSWIGIRRNPKEPAAADAAASVPEPH; encoded by the coding sequence GTGGCCTCCTTCGCCCCTCTCCAGCGGCTCGTCATCTCGATCGCCGTCCTCGCCTCCTTCGTGACCTTCCTCGACGGCACCGTGGTCAACGTCGCACTGCCCGCGATCAGTGAAGACATCGGCGGCGGAATCACGACGCAGCAGTGGGTCGTCGACGCTTACCTCATCACGCTCAGCGCCCTGATCCTGCTGGCAGGGTCGGTGTCCGACGCGTACGGCCGGGTGCTGGTCATGCGCATCGGGCTCATCGCCTTCGGCGTGGCATCCGTCGCCGTCGCAGCGGCCTTCGATCCGGTGACGATGATCCTCGCGCGCGCGGCTCAGGGCGCGGCCGGAGCTCTGCTCGTGCCGAGCTCGCTGGCGCTGATCACGGCGACCATGCGCGCCGACGTGCAGTCGAGAGCCATCGGCGTCTGGACGGCCTTCACGACGGGGGCGATGCTGGTCGGTCCGCTGCTCGGCGGGCTCTTCGTCGACTACCTCTCGTGGCGCCTGGTGTTCCTCATCAACGTCGTTCCCATCGCGATCACGCTGGTGCTGCTGCAGCGGCTTCGCCTCCCGAAACACGAGCGCCGTGTGAACGTCGACTGGTGGAGCGGAGCACTCTGCGCACTCGGACTCGGCGCCGTCGTGTTCGCTCTGATCGAGCAGCCGAACTTCGGGTGGCAGTCGCCGGCCATATGGCTGCCCGCCCTCGTCGGAGCCGTGCTGTTCACCCTGTTCCTGGTGCGTCAGCGCACGTCCGCCGCGCCGCTGATGCCGCTCTGGCTGTTCCGTGTTCGCGACTTCGGCTGGGGCAACCTCGCCACCCTCTTCGTCTACGCCGCACTCTCACTCAACGGCTTCGTCGTCGGCGTCTATCTCCAGCAGGGCGCCGGCCTGAGTGCGACCGCCGCGGGGTTGGCCAGCCTGCCCATGACCATCCTGATGATCCTGTTGAGCTCGCGTGCCGGAGCGTGGGCCGGACGCTGGGGGCCGCGCATCTTCATGACCGTCGGTCCTCTGGTGATGGCAATGGGCGCGCTGATGCTGCTCACGGTGGCTGCCGACTTCGACTACTGGTGGCAGGTGCTGCCGGCGATGATCGTGATGGGCCTCGGACTCTCGCTCACGGTGGCTCCACTGACCGCGGCGATCCTAGGTGCTATCGACGAGGATCACTCCGGCATCGCCTCCGCCGTCAACAACGCCGTGTCCCGCGTCGCCGGACTCCTCGTCATCGCGTTGCTGTCGACCATCGTCGGCGGCTCGCTCGACCTCGACGGCTTCCACAACGCCGCCTGGGTGACCGCGGCGCTCCTCGTGCTCGGCGGTGTCGTGTCGTGGATCGGTATCCGCCGCAACCCGAAAGAACCCGCAGCGGCCGATGCGGCGGCATCTGTTCCCGAACCGCATTGA
- a CDS encoding endo alpha-1,4 polygalactosaminidase produces the protein MLTAFTGCLATPASPSPASSTDPSSAAGVALPPVGAIPDYQLGGAYDPAPGVGIVGRDRSETPASDAYSICYVNGFQTQPGELGEWPAELLLHRDGEPVFDPDWPDEVLLDTSTADHRDQIAAGIIPWIAGCADAGFDAVEFDNLDSYTRSGDALSFDDNLALATLLVDTAHATGLAAGQKNAAEDAVALREQAGFDFALTEECAVFRECSVYTDVYGDAVIDIEYTDALPRPFAEMCADEESPASMVLRDRDLVTPADPAYAFETCTG, from the coding sequence ATGCTGACGGCCTTCACCGGATGCCTGGCGACCCCGGCTTCGCCATCGCCCGCATCGTCGACGGACCCGAGCTCCGCCGCGGGCGTTGCACTCCCACCTGTCGGCGCGATCCCCGACTATCAGCTCGGGGGTGCATACGACCCCGCGCCAGGGGTCGGGATCGTCGGGCGAGATCGGTCGGAGACGCCCGCCTCCGACGCGTACTCGATCTGTTACGTCAACGGCTTCCAGACCCAGCCCGGCGAACTCGGCGAGTGGCCCGCCGAACTGCTGCTCCACCGCGACGGCGAACCGGTGTTCGACCCGGACTGGCCCGACGAGGTGCTCCTCGACACGTCCACCGCCGACCACCGTGACCAGATCGCCGCGGGGATCATCCCGTGGATCGCAGGCTGCGCGGATGCCGGCTTCGACGCGGTCGAATTCGACAACCTCGACTCGTACACCCGCTCCGGCGATGCACTCTCTTTCGACGACAACCTGGCATTGGCGACGCTGCTGGTCGATACGGCGCACGCGACGGGTCTGGCGGCCGGGCAGAAGAATGCGGCAGAAGATGCGGTCGCCCTTCGAGAACAGGCAGGCTTCGACTTCGCACTGACCGAAGAATGCGCCGTGTTCCGAGAATGCAGCGTGTACACCGACGTGTACGGCGACGCGGTGATCGACATCGAGTACACCGACGCCCTGCCTCGACCGTTCGCCGAGATGTGCGCCGACGAGGAATCGCCCGCCTCGATGGTGCTGCGCGACCGCGACCTCGTCACCCCGGCCGATCCCGCCTACGCGTTCGAGACCTGCACGGGCTGA
- a CDS encoding CDGSH iron-sulfur domain-containing protein: MSTGHEPTTITPYPDGPLLVRGEIELRTPEGELIRPNRRTMALCRCGLSVIKPFCDGTHKAAGFRTEED; this comes from the coding sequence GTGAGCACGGGGCACGAGCCGACGACGATCACCCCCTATCCCGACGGCCCGTTGCTGGTGAGGGGGGAGATCGAGCTGCGCACGCCGGAGGGCGAACTCATCCGGCCGAACCGCCGCACGATGGCTCTGTGCCGGTGCGGGCTCTCCGTCATCAAGCCGTTCTGCGACGGCACCCATAAAGCCGCGGGATTCCGCACCGAGGAGGACTGA
- a CDS encoding CsbD family protein has product MSGADDIKNNAEKLAGKAKEGVGKATDNERLETEGQTDQAKASTKQAGENIKDAAKNVFDK; this is encoded by the coding sequence ATGAGTGGTGCAGATGACATCAAGAACAACGCCGAAAAGCTGGCCGGTAAGGCCAAGGAAGGCGTCGGAAAGGCTACGGACAACGAGCGTCTCGAGACCGAAGGCCAGACGGACCAGGCGAAAGCCTCGACCAAGCAGGCCGGCGAGAACATCAAGGACGCGGCCAAGAACGTCTTCGACAAGTGA
- a CDS encoding carbohydrate ABC transporter permease, whose amino-acid sequence MTATSVLVTQRLDGRRRARPRLPWANPAVYVVAAVVVGLMLAPIAYIIIGGFRTNAQITTDPAGLPQPWVLSNYVDVLTGGIFWRQVLNSLIVALATTIGVVVLGLMAAYVLARYRFVGRGVLYAFFAAGLMFPLTVAITPLYIVVRNLGLMNSLGGVILPQIAFALPTTIIILVPFLRAIPDEIQEAAFIDGCSRLGFFWRMVLPLSLPGVITTGILAFIGSWNGYLLPLFILNDAAAFTLPLGVQSFASQYSVDTAKVLAFTSLSMIPALIFFSVFERRIVGGLTGAVKG is encoded by the coding sequence ATGACCGCCACATCCGTACTCGTCACCCAGCGGCTCGACGGCCGCCGTCGCGCACGGCCACGACTGCCGTGGGCCAACCCCGCGGTCTATGTCGTCGCGGCGGTCGTCGTGGGTCTGATGCTGGCCCCCATCGCCTACATCATCATCGGCGGATTCCGCACGAACGCCCAGATCACGACCGATCCAGCCGGACTCCCCCAGCCGTGGGTGCTCTCGAACTACGTCGACGTGCTCACGGGCGGCATCTTCTGGCGGCAGGTGCTCAACTCGCTCATCGTCGCCCTCGCGACGACCATCGGCGTCGTCGTGCTCGGGTTGATGGCGGCCTACGTCCTGGCCCGCTACCGATTCGTCGGACGAGGCGTCCTCTACGCGTTCTTCGCCGCGGGACTCATGTTCCCGCTGACGGTGGCGATCACCCCGCTGTACATCGTGGTGCGCAACCTGGGCTTGATGAACTCGCTGGGCGGAGTGATCCTGCCCCAGATCGCGTTCGCCCTGCCGACTACGATCATCATCCTCGTGCCGTTCCTCCGCGCGATACCGGATGAGATCCAGGAGGCGGCCTTCATCGACGGATGCAGCCGACTCGGATTCTTCTGGCGGATGGTGCTGCCGCTGTCGCTGCCGGGCGTCATCACCACCGGCATCCTGGCCTTCATCGGGAGCTGGAACGGCTACCTGCTTCCGCTGTTCATCCTCAACGACGCGGCAGCCTTCACCCTGCCCCTCGGCGTGCAGTCGTTCGCCTCGCAGTACTCGGTCGACACGGCGAAAGTGCTGGCCTTCACCTCACTGTCGATGATCCCGGCGCTGATCTTCTTCAGCGTGTTCGAGCGGCGCATCGTCGGCGGTCTCACCGGGGCGGTCAAGGGATGA
- a CDS encoding Rho termination factor N-terminal domain-containing protein, whose protein sequence is MPGSRNNSLKDPELYEELREDGASKEKAARISNAAAKQGRSTVGRKGGKSGDYEDWTVAELRGRAKELGLTGYSGKRKSELISALRNH, encoded by the coding sequence ATGCCAGGATCACGGAACAATTCGTTGAAGGACCCCGAGCTGTACGAGGAGCTCCGCGAGGATGGAGCGTCCAAGGAGAAAGCGGCACGTATCTCCAATGCCGCCGCGAAGCAGGGGCGCAGCACCGTCGGCCGCAAGGGCGGAAAAAGCGGCGACTACGAAGACTGGACCGTCGCCGAGCTGCGTGGGCGAGCCAAAGAATTAGGACTGACCGGATACAGCGGAAAGCGGAAATCAGAGTTGATCTCCGCGCTCAGGAACCACTGA
- a CDS encoding FBP domain-containing protein: MRPIDERDIRASFLNASRKEVSDVHLPAAFADIEFDKLDFLGWTDPKLPRRAYVVAWVDAAPVGAVLQRAEQRVLARAQCSWCEDVTLRDDVQLFVARKAGAAGRKGDSIGNLVCAEFGCSRNVRMLPPLAYQGYDRELARDMRILRLQEHVTGFLAEVAGQTA; the protein is encoded by the coding sequence ATGCGTCCCATCGACGAGCGCGACATCCGCGCCTCCTTCCTCAACGCCTCCCGCAAGGAGGTCTCCGACGTCCACCTTCCCGCCGCCTTCGCAGACATCGAGTTCGACAAGCTCGACTTTCTCGGCTGGACCGACCCCAAGCTCCCGCGTCGCGCGTACGTCGTCGCCTGGGTCGACGCCGCCCCGGTCGGTGCGGTGCTGCAGCGTGCCGAGCAGCGCGTGCTCGCTCGCGCGCAATGCTCGTGGTGCGAAGACGTCACCCTCCGCGACGACGTGCAGCTCTTCGTCGCGCGAAAGGCGGGCGCGGCCGGCCGCAAGGGCGACTCCATCGGCAACCTCGTCTGCGCCGAGTTCGGCTGTTCCCGAAACGTCCGGATGCTGCCGCCCCTCGCCTACCAGGGGTACGACCGTGAGCTGGCTCGCGACATGCGCATCCTGCGGTTGCAGGAGCACGTCACCGGCTTCCTCGCCGAGGTGGCAGGGCAGACGGCCTAG